One genomic region from uncultured Cohaesibacter sp. encodes:
- a CDS encoding Lrp/AsnC family transcriptional regulator: protein MSHSPADTRILKALQEDGRLTNQALAEEVGLSTSPCWRKVRQLEDSGVIEGYSARINRRAIGLGVLAFIRVKIDSHSEEESELFARQVQTLESVVACYSLAGDADFLLQVVAKDLDHYADFAMNEIRRLPRIKEMQSSMVLREIKPFDGYPLGQ, encoded by the coding sequence GTGAGCCATTCTCCTGCCGACACACGCATCCTAAAAGCCTTACAAGAAGATGGCAGGCTGACCAATCAGGCCCTCGCCGAAGAGGTTGGCCTCTCTACATCCCCCTGCTGGCGCAAGGTTCGGCAGCTGGAAGACAGCGGCGTCATTGAGGGCTATTCAGCCCGCATCAACCGACGCGCCATTGGCTTGGGCGTACTGGCTTTCATCCGCGTAAAAATCGACAGCCACAGTGAGGAAGAATCCGAGCTATTCGCCCGTCAGGTGCAAACCCTTGAAAGCGTGGTTGCCTGCTATAGCCTCGCAGGGGATGCCGACTTTCTCTTGCAGGTGGTCGCCAAGGATCTTGATCATTACGCAGATTTCGCCATGAATGAAATCCGTCGACTGCCCCGCATCAAGGAAATGCAATCATCCATGGTGTTGCGAGAAATCAAGCCCTTCGATGGCTATCCGCTGGGGCAGTGA
- a CDS encoding FkbM family methyltransferase translates to MSQISTWFRLKRRVKKLLAKPGKLYRRHIRKDAFTREVDRWFADHGDETLRLDYPDLTEDSIVFDLGGYVGDFAAAINDKYGCKIYLFEPHPDFYKRCLERFKDNSQIVPLNYGVSDIDGSFELSDSVDGSSFLNCEHEGKQTVRCEVRAFDRVIQELEVDEIDLMKINIEGGEFPLLEYLAHHEMLSIAKDYQIQFHTFIKGAKSKRDSIVDALSKTHERSWCYTFVWENWHRK, encoded by the coding sequence GTGTCGCAAATCTCAACATGGTTCAGGCTCAAAAGAAGAGTTAAGAAGCTGCTGGCAAAACCAGGGAAGCTCTATCGTCGTCATATTCGCAAGGATGCATTTACCCGAGAAGTAGACCGCTGGTTTGCCGATCATGGGGATGAAACCCTCAGGTTGGACTATCCCGATCTCACCGAGGATTCGATTGTTTTTGACTTGGGCGGTTATGTCGGAGACTTTGCTGCCGCCATCAATGATAAATATGGCTGCAAGATTTATCTATTCGAACCCCACCCGGATTTTTACAAGAGATGTCTGGAGCGCTTCAAGGACAATAGTCAGATCGTTCCTCTGAATTATGGTGTGTCTGATATCGATGGCAGTTTTGAGCTTTCCGATAGTGTTGATGGATCTTCTTTCCTCAACTGCGAGCATGAAGGCAAGCAGACCGTTCGCTGTGAAGTGCGTGCATTTGATCGCGTAATTCAAGAGCTTGAAGTGGATGAGATTGATCTCATGAAGATCAATATTGAAGGAGGGGAATTTCCTCTGCTCGAGTATCTGGCACATCATGAGATGCTTTCGATTGCCAAGGACTATCAAATCCAGTTTCACACCTTCATCAAAGGCGCCAAAAGCAAGCGGGACAGCATTGTTGATGCTTTGTCAAAGACCCATGAAAGAAGCTGGTGCTACACGTTCGTTTGGGAAAATTGGCATAGAAAATAG
- the guaA gene encoding glutamine-hydrolyzing GMP synthase, whose protein sequence is MTDKILIIDFGSQVTQLIARRVREAGVYSEIVPFQSAEQAFNEIKPDGIILSGGPASTVDIGSPRAPQVIFSAGIPILGICYGEQAMCLQLGGTVESPDHREYGRAFVTVKEKSPLFDGVWDLGSSHQVWMSHGDRVDGLPAGFEVVATSEGAPFAAIADEERRFYGVQFHPEVVHTPDGAQLLSNFVHKICGCEADWSMAQFRAAAIKRIQDQVGDKKVICGLSGGVDSSVTAVLIHEAIGDQLTCIYVDSGLMRQNESEQVVGLFREHYNIPLVHVDASEIFISALEGQTDPERKRKIIGGLFIDVFEDEANRIGGADFLAQGTLYPDVIESVSFTGGPSVTIKSHHNVGGLPERMNMELVEPLRELFKDEVRALGKELGLPASFVGRHPFPGPGLAIRCPGGISRENLEILRQADAIYLDEIRKAGLYDAIWQAFAVLLPVQTVGVMGDGRTYEFVCALRAVTSVDGMTADFYHFDMDFLSKAATRIINEVKGINRVVYDVTSKPPGTIEWE, encoded by the coding sequence ATGACGGACAAGATTCTCATTATCGACTTTGGATCTCAGGTCACTCAGCTTATTGCCCGACGGGTACGCGAAGCGGGGGTCTATTCCGAGATTGTGCCATTTCAGAGCGCGGAACAGGCTTTCAACGAGATCAAGCCGGACGGTATCATTCTCTCGGGTGGGCCAGCGTCAACCGTTGACATCGGGTCTCCTCGAGCACCTCAGGTTATCTTCAGCGCAGGCATTCCCATTCTGGGTATTTGCTATGGCGAGCAGGCGATGTGTCTGCAGCTTGGCGGCACGGTTGAAAGCCCTGATCACCGCGAATATGGGCGCGCCTTTGTTACCGTGAAGGAAAAGAGCCCGCTGTTTGATGGTGTTTGGGATCTTGGCTCCAGCCATCAGGTCTGGATGAGCCACGGTGACCGGGTTGACGGTCTGCCCGCCGGCTTTGAGGTTGTCGCAACATCTGAAGGGGCTCCATTTGCTGCGATTGCAGACGAAGAGCGCCGTTTCTATGGTGTGCAGTTCCATCCGGAAGTGGTGCATACGCCAGATGGCGCGCAGCTGCTCTCCAACTTCGTGCATAAGATCTGTGGCTGTGAAGCGGATTGGTCCATGGCTCAGTTCCGCGCTGCTGCTATCAAGCGCATTCAGGATCAGGTGGGTGACAAGAAAGTCATCTGCGGCCTCTCTGGTGGCGTCGATTCATCTGTCACGGCTGTGTTGATTCATGAAGCAATCGGCGATCAGCTGACTTGTATCTATGTGGACTCAGGCCTGATGCGCCAGAATGAGAGCGAGCAGGTGGTCGGCCTGTTCCGCGAACATTACAATATTCCATTGGTGCATGTGGATGCCTCTGAAATCTTCATTTCCGCTCTTGAAGGGCAGACTGATCCAGAGCGCAAACGCAAGATTATCGGCGGCCTGTTCATCGATGTGTTTGAAGATGAAGCCAATCGCATCGGCGGGGCGGATTTTCTGGCCCAGGGCACGCTCTATCCGGACGTGATTGAATCTGTGTCCTTTACCGGCGGACCTTCGGTGACCATCAAGTCGCACCACAATGTGGGCGGTTTGCCAGAACGCATGAATATGGAATTGGTCGAGCCTCTGCGTGAGTTGTTCAAGGACGAGGTTCGGGCTCTTGGGAAAGAACTCGGGTTGCCTGCAAGTTTTGTCGGGCGTCATCCGTTTCCGGGGCCGGGGCTTGCCATTCGCTGCCCGGGCGGTATCTCACGCGAGAATCTGGAGATCCTGCGTCAGGCCGATGCCATCTATCTTGATGAGATCCGCAAGGCTGGTCTCTATGATGCCATCTGGCAGGCCTTTGCCGTTCTGCTTCCGGTTCAGACCGTGGGTGTCATGGGCGATGGTCGCACCTACGAATTCGTCTGCGCCTTGCGCGCGGTCACTTCGGTTGATGGCATGACCGCTGACTTCTACCATTTCGATATGGATTTCCTTTCCAAGGCAGCTACCCGCATCATCAACGAGGTGAAGGGCATCAACCGCGTGGTCTATGATGTTACCTCCAAGCCTCCTGGAACGATTGAGTGGGAATGA
- a CDS encoding MarR family winged helix-turn-helix transcriptional regulator gives MSKSGDAIQVSMFDSLPDLAPQKTQLKPGEDEASAKPAKSKKKVSPATALANEEAFTLENFLPYRILEVAQGISRRISRVLHDEWDMSIAEWQVLASLARDGAVSVREIEPRTLLDTVAVSRAAKRLTDRKFIKRDVNKQDKRLVVLKTTKKGRDIASEIGHYVMDMEIEFLKGMNVQDRIRLSQLLKSLR, from the coding sequence ATGTCCAAATCTGGTGATGCCATTCAGGTTTCCATGTTCGACAGCTTGCCGGATCTGGCCCCTCAGAAAACCCAGCTCAAGCCGGGAGAGGACGAGGCCAGCGCCAAGCCTGCCAAATCGAAAAAGAAGGTGTCGCCAGCCACGGCGCTTGCCAACGAAGAGGCGTTTACACTCGAGAATTTTCTCCCCTATCGCATTCTTGAAGTGGCTCAGGGCATTTCGCGCCGCATCAGCCGCGTGCTGCATGATGAGTGGGATATGAGCATAGCCGAATGGCAGGTGCTTGCCAGTCTGGCGCGGGATGGCGCTGTTTCCGTGCGCGAGATCGAGCCGCGCACCTTGCTCGATACCGTCGCCGTTTCCCGTGCGGCCAAGCGGTTGACGGATCGCAAATTCATCAAGCGCGACGTGAACAAGCAGGACAAGCGGCTTGTGGTGCTCAAAACCACGAAGAAGGGCCGTGATATTGCGTCTGAAATTGGTCACTATGTGATGGACATGGAGATCGAGTTTCTGAAAGGCATGAATGTGCAGGACCGCATTCGTCTTTCCCAGCTGCTGAAATCCTTGCGCTAA
- a CDS encoding RsmB/NOP family class I SAM-dependent RNA methyltransferase, producing MKLGGRLQAAIEVLEEVEGRKRPVAEALKDWGRTHRFAGSGDRSAIGNIVYDALRKRASHAWRMGEDTPRALGLAALAFDWNHTADQLAGLIADDSHAPEALTQSEVAAIEAKSLKDAPFWVKGDIPEWLEGTFMETFEDEALLEAKAFARRPPVDIRVNRLKADIGKVEKELSRFNPKRTKLSADCLRFAPKGGDYRQPNIQGDPAFRKGFYEIQDEGSQIVSSLIFPKKSDQVLDYCAGGGGKTLSMAAQMENKGQIYAFDIDASRLAPIVDRLTRAGVRNVQSRTPNEGALDDLIGRMDRVVVDAPCTGTGTWRRRPETKWKLTEEQLDKRVEEQQIALAQARQFVRPGGFLVYITCSVLAAENEEQIYHFIANNPDFELVSAGEVWQDMFGFDAPKPWSSDMMSVTLTPQSTETDGFFFSVMEYRPD from the coding sequence ATGAAACTGGGTGGTCGTCTGCAAGCCGCAATTGAGGTGCTCGAAGAAGTGGAGGGCCGCAAACGTCCCGTCGCCGAGGCGCTCAAGGATTGGGGGCGGACGCATCGGTTTGCCGGATCGGGTGATCGATCCGCGATTGGCAATATCGTCTATGATGCTCTTCGAAAAAGGGCGTCTCATGCATGGCGCATGGGGGAGGATACGCCGCGCGCGCTGGGGCTTGCTGCGCTGGCGTTTGACTGGAACCATACCGCCGATCAATTGGCGGGTTTGATTGCCGATGATAGCCATGCACCCGAAGCTTTGACACAAAGCGAAGTGGCAGCCATTGAAGCCAAGTCGCTCAAGGATGCGCCCTTCTGGGTGAAGGGAGATATCCCCGAATGGCTTGAAGGCACCTTTATGGAGACCTTCGAGGATGAAGCGTTGTTGGAGGCCAAGGCTTTCGCGCGCCGCCCTCCGGTTGATATTCGCGTCAATCGCCTCAAGGCCGATATTGGCAAGGTGGAGAAGGAGCTTTCGCGCTTCAACCCCAAGCGCACCAAGCTGAGCGCCGATTGCCTGCGTTTTGCGCCCAAGGGTGGGGACTATCGCCAGCCGAACATTCAGGGCGATCCGGCCTTCCGCAAGGGCTTTTATGAAATTCAGGATGAGGGCAGCCAGATTGTCTCCAGTCTGATCTTTCCCAAGAAATCCGATCAGGTGTTGGACTATTGCGCTGGCGGCGGTGGCAAGACACTCTCCATGGCCGCGCAGATGGAGAATAAGGGGCAGATCTATGCCTTTGATATCGATGCCTCCCGTCTGGCCCCGATTGTTGATCGGCTGACCCGAGCAGGCGTGCGCAATGTTCAATCCCGTACCCCAAACGAGGGTGCGCTTGATGATCTTATCGGGCGTATGGACCGGGTTGTCGTGGATGCGCCATGTACGGGGACCGGCACCTGGCGTCGCAGGCCGGAAACCAAATGGAAACTGACAGAAGAGCAACTGGATAAGCGCGTCGAGGAGCAGCAGATTGCTCTGGCGCAGGCGCGCCAGTTCGTGCGTCCGGGTGGCTTTCTGGTCTACATCACCTGCTCGGTTCTGGCGGCAGAAAATGAGGAGCAGATCTATCACTTCATTGCCAACAATCCTGACTTCGAGCTGGTCTCGGCCGGTGAGGTCTGGCAGGACATGTTTGGCTTTGATGCGCCCAAGCCATGGTCTTCGGATATGATGAGCGTAACCTTGACGCCGCAATCGACCGAGACGGATGGCTTCTTCTTCTCTGTGATGGAATATCGTCCCGACTGA
- a CDS encoding acyltransferase family protein, translating into MEISAQSTRWNGMDFARAVLMILGLFFHAGQFYGTGNNWLIISDETTPIVNGFNFLIHSFRMEAFYLIAGFFFALVMEKRRPNFLRDRLVRIAVPLFVCGALINPVMHYSVYGYDYVIAKDYIIKGEWLSHLWFLGNLTIYILISIPICTLIREKLRLNRFHLFILMVFVVPFIAACLNFIANRIFPEKFLFVAPESFFDYLPYYALGMVCFYNKAEFTKLLSMQSFAVALVMAALMISAKELLDIYEQTLLSKIDYALLRGPMILLSLSFLIVVGNRESRIVRSFSDSSYTIYLLHLPIFVLLYKALFQYIHLGALTEYTLLIAITYALCYAIHIYVIKQNKLLGLAFNGKPFSLKDHSILGRKLHHKGCD; encoded by the coding sequence ATGGAAATATCTGCCCAATCGACCCGCTGGAACGGAATGGATTTTGCACGCGCGGTATTGATGATCTTGGGACTATTTTTCCATGCTGGGCAGTTTTATGGCACAGGAAACAACTGGCTCATTATTTCAGATGAAACAACACCCATCGTCAACGGTTTCAACTTTCTCATCCATAGCTTTCGCATGGAAGCATTCTACCTGATCGCGGGCTTTTTCTTTGCGCTGGTGATGGAGAAGCGACGCCCGAATTTTTTAAGAGATCGCCTTGTGCGCATAGCGGTCCCTCTATTCGTCTGCGGAGCGCTCATCAATCCAGTTATGCATTATTCTGTCTATGGTTATGACTATGTCATTGCCAAAGATTATATTATCAAAGGCGAATGGCTGTCCCATCTCTGGTTTCTCGGCAACCTCACCATCTACATTCTGATCTCCATCCCCATATGCACCCTGATCCGCGAAAAACTCAGGTTAAACAGATTTCATTTATTCATTCTCATGGTCTTTGTCGTACCATTCATCGCAGCCTGCCTGAATTTCATCGCCAACCGGATATTCCCGGAAAAATTCCTATTTGTTGCGCCGGAATCATTCTTTGATTATTTGCCTTACTACGCCTTGGGCATGGTCTGCTTTTACAACAAAGCAGAGTTCACAAAACTTCTAAGCATGCAGAGCTTTGCTGTTGCGTTGGTAATGGCCGCTCTGATGATTTCCGCCAAAGAGCTGCTAGATATCTACGAGCAGACGCTTCTTTCCAAGATCGACTACGCTCTCCTGCGCGGCCCAATGATTCTCCTGTCGCTGTCCTTCCTGATTGTCGTCGGAAACAGGGAGAGCAGGATCGTGAGAAGCTTTTCCGATTCCAGCTACACCATCTATCTACTTCACCTGCCGATATTTGTATTACTTTACAAAGCCTTGTTCCAATATATCCACCTTGGCGCCTTGACTGAATATACTCTGCTGATCGCGATAACCTACGCGCTTTGCTATGCAATCCATATCTATGTCATCAAGCAAAACAAGCTGCTGGGCCTTGCCTTCAATGGCAAACCATTCAGCCTGAAAGACCACTCGATTTTAGGAAGAAAGCTACATCACAAGGGCTGCGATTAA
- a CDS encoding zinc transporter ZntB — MSDHVLRAYLLDGQGGASALPADHISKADRADGLVWIHLDGNDPSAMRCLEDEISSLDPFIIGALLDEESRPRMTQIGHGALLVLRGVNLNENADPEDMVSICLWVEETRIVMVSRTRIRAAGDIEARLLAGNGPRDTGHFLSMLCERLFARMEPILTALDDRADDIEEQVLEQSNPDLRGAITDVRIQAIMFRRYMAPQREAIDHLRMADFEWLNNTHRRHLQEVYNHLTRYVEDLDAIRERAQIVKDEIAHVQADRLNKHMYILSMIAAIFMPLGFLTGLLGINVAGIPGADSGYAFWIFVGMLTMIVALQLLLFKWLKWF, encoded by the coding sequence ATGTCAGATCACGTTTTGCGGGCTTATCTGCTGGATGGGCAAGGGGGCGCCTCGGCCTTGCCTGCAGATCACATCTCCAAGGCAGACAGGGCTGACGGGCTCGTCTGGATTCATCTTGATGGAAATGATCCGTCCGCAATGCGTTGTCTTGAAGATGAAATTTCGTCTCTTGATCCTTTCATTATAGGCGCTCTTCTGGATGAAGAGAGCCGCCCGCGCATGACGCAAATCGGGCACGGAGCCTTGCTGGTGTTGCGCGGCGTCAATCTAAATGAGAATGCAGACCCCGAAGATATGGTGTCCATCTGTCTTTGGGTCGAAGAGACAAGGATCGTCATGGTTAGCCGTACCCGTATCCGGGCTGCGGGTGATATTGAAGCGCGGCTTTTGGCAGGCAATGGGCCGCGCGATACGGGGCATTTTCTATCCATGCTTTGCGAGCGGCTTTTTGCTCGCATGGAACCTATCCTGACGGCTCTTGATGATAGGGCCGATGATATCGAGGAACAGGTGCTTGAGCAGAGCAATCCTGACTTGAGGGGCGCGATCACCGATGTGCGCATTCAGGCGATCATGTTCCGGCGTTATATGGCGCCTCAGCGGGAAGCCATAGATCATCTGCGCATGGCGGATTTCGAGTGGCTGAACAATACCCATCGGCGCCATTTGCAGGAGGTTTATAACCACCTGACGCGCTATGTAGAAGATCTGGATGCCATTCGTGAGCGCGCGCAGATCGTCAAGGATGAAATCGCGCATGTGCAGGCCGACAGGCTTAACAAACATATGTATATCCTTTCCATGATTGCTGCCATTTTCATGCCTTTGGGGTTTTTGACGGGGCTCTTGGGGATCAATGTGGCTGGCATTCCCGGTGCGGATTCTGGCTATGCCTTCTGGATCTTTGTGGGCATGCTCACGATGATCGTGGCACTTCAGCTGCTGCTCTTCAAATGGCTCAAATGGTTTTGA
- the msrB gene encoding peptide-methionine (R)-S-oxide reductase MsrB: protein MERRRFLLSGAAALVGAAAVGSLFERRSHATEMESFPLKLSEAEWREKLTKKQFDVLREEGTERAFTSPLNDEKRAGVFHCAGCDQAVYSSEAKYDSGTGWPSFYEALAGAVGTKEDRSFFMTRTEVHCSNCGGHLGHIFDDGPQPTGKRHCINGVAMTFKPA, encoded by the coding sequence ATGGAAAGACGTCGATTTCTACTCTCTGGTGCTGCGGCTCTTGTCGGAGCCGCTGCTGTCGGTTCGCTCTTTGAAAGACGCTCGCATGCGACTGAAATGGAGTCATTTCCCTTGAAACTAAGCGAAGCGGAATGGCGTGAAAAATTGACAAAGAAGCAATTTGACGTTCTGCGCGAGGAGGGAACAGAACGGGCTTTCACCAGCCCGCTCAATGATGAAAAACGTGCTGGAGTCTTTCATTGCGCCGGATGTGACCAGGCGGTCTATTCCTCCGAGGCCAAATATGACAGTGGTACCGGATGGCCCAGTTTCTATGAAGCGTTGGCTGGTGCTGTCGGCACAAAAGAGGACCGAAGCTTTTTCATGACCCGAACCGAGGTGCATTGCAGCAATTGTGGCGGGCATCTTGGACATATATTCGATGATGGCCCTCAACCGACTGGCAAACGCCACTGTATCAACGGCGTCGCGATGACGTTCAAACCTGCCTGA
- a CDS encoding fasciclin domain-containing protein gives MTFSRTMTLAAATAMAVAFGSGAAFADHHAKMVGGAAMYENKTIVENAVNSQDHETLVAAVKAAGLVETLQGEGPFTVFAPTDDAFAALPEGTVESLLKPENKDQLTKILTCHVVAADAMSDAIMKMVDDDKGAHPVKTVGGCTFTAMYDGDTVMLKDGQGNVANVTIADVKQSNGVIHVIDKVLLPAS, from the coding sequence ATGACCTTTTCACGCACAATGACTCTTGCAGCCGCAACCGCAATGGCTGTGGCTTTCGGAAGCGGTGCCGCCTTTGCTGATCATCATGCCAAGATGGTCGGTGGTGCAGCCATGTACGAAAACAAGACGATTGTTGAAAATGCCGTGAATTCTCAAGACCATGAAACACTCGTTGCCGCAGTTAAAGCGGCCGGGCTTGTTGAAACCTTGCAAGGGGAAGGCCCCTTCACAGTGTTCGCCCCGACTGATGATGCTTTCGCGGCATTGCCTGAAGGAACCGTTGAGAGCCTGCTCAAACCGGAAAATAAAGATCAACTGACCAAGATCCTCACATGCCATGTGGTGGCCGCTGACGCCATGTCTGACGCAATTATGAAGATGGTTGATGACGACAAAGGCGCTCACCCTGTTAAAACTGTAGGGGGATGCACTTTTACCGCCATGTATGATGGCGATACCGTGATGCTCAAAGATGGTCAGGGCAATGTTGCCAATGTCACCATTGCTGATGTCAAGCAATCCAATGGGGTTATCCATGTGATCGACAAGGTTCTGTTGCCTGCGTCGTAA
- a CDS encoding glucan biosynthesis protein G, whose protein sequence is MSLSRRSFLAATAATTLVSLSQFAQAAGTNEAAAQPAAPAMDFSFDSLSAEMKALASKDYIAPKEAKEAYLKDLTYDAYRLIRFNPEKARLADIDKSAFRLHAFHMGWLFKTPVSLYEVSDGKATPVSFSTDDFIYERQVRDMVPEHVTLPGIAGFRLHYPLNRPDVFDELIAFQGASYFRALGKGSVYGLSARGLAINTGGSEPEEFPVFNRFYVERPKSAEQTIKIYAALESPSVTGAFRFEIAPGDNTIIDTTARLYLRKDIPQLGIAPLTSMFLFAERNRDAFDDYRPNVHDSDGLEIIKQNGERVWRPLSNPPKLASSYFAEQSPKSFALLQRDRNFDHFQDVSALYERRPSLRIEPKGDWGEGSVRLVEIPSELEVNDNIVAFWVPEKGGKAGEHYEYAYRMHWGDLPASAAEGLAYVLETRSGAGGVSGVENKDGTRKFVIDFKDGLLADLPASEADKIKINSNIMHGEIKTQTLTPIPEERVWRLVMDVSAPEGNIVEMTTHLSGFDRRLTETWAYQWINQ, encoded by the coding sequence ATGTCTCTATCTCGTCGTTCATTCCTAGCTGCGACCGCGGCAACAACTCTGGTGTCTTTAAGCCAGTTTGCTCAAGCCGCTGGCACCAATGAAGCGGCTGCGCAGCCAGCGGCGCCTGCCATGGATTTCAGCTTTGACAGCCTATCAGCCGAAATGAAAGCACTGGCGTCGAAAGACTACATCGCTCCAAAGGAGGCCAAAGAGGCCTATTTGAAAGATCTGACTTATGATGCCTATCGCCTGATCCGCTTCAATCCAGAGAAGGCCAGACTGGCAGATATCGACAAGTCAGCCTTTCGCCTTCATGCCTTCCATATGGGGTGGTTGTTCAAAACGCCAGTCTCCCTTTATGAGGTCTCTGATGGCAAGGCGACACCGGTCAGTTTCAGCACCGATGACTTCATTTATGAACGCCAGGTCAGAGACATGGTGCCCGAGCATGTAACCTTGCCGGGCATCGCGGGTTTTCGCCTGCATTATCCGCTAAACCGTCCTGATGTTTTTGATGAACTGATCGCGTTTCAGGGAGCCTCCTATTTTCGAGCGCTGGGAAAAGGGTCTGTCTATGGCTTGTCTGCGCGCGGACTGGCGATCAATACCGGCGGCTCGGAGCCAGAAGAATTTCCGGTCTTCAACCGCTTTTATGTAGAACGCCCCAAATCGGCAGAGCAGACAATCAAGATCTATGCTGCGCTTGAAAGCCCGTCGGTCACAGGTGCATTTCGATTCGAGATTGCACCGGGCGACAATACGATCATTGACACGACTGCACGCCTCTACCTGCGCAAGGACATTCCGCAGCTTGGTATCGCGCCACTGACCTCCATGTTCCTATTTGCAGAGCGCAATCGCGATGCATTTGACGACTATCGCCCCAATGTGCATGACAGCGACGGTCTTGAAATTATCAAGCAGAATGGCGAGCGCGTCTGGCGCCCCCTTTCCAACCCGCCAAAGCTGGCCTCCAGCTACTTCGCCGAACAGTCCCCAAAGAGCTTCGCGTTGTTGCAGCGTGATCGGAATTTCGATCATTTTCAGGATGTCTCAGCCCTCTATGAGCGCCGCCCGTCGCTGCGTATCGAACCAAAGGGGGATTGGGGCGAAGGCTCGGTACGACTGGTCGAGATCCCGTCCGAGCTTGAGGTGAACGACAATATTGTTGCCTTTTGGGTGCCCGAAAAGGGAGGAAAGGCAGGCGAACATTATGAATATGCCTATCGGATGCACTGGGGTGATCTTCCAGCCAGCGCAGCGGAGGGGCTTGCCTATGTTCTAGAAACCCGTTCGGGTGCAGGCGGTGTTTCAGGCGTTGAGAATAAGGACGGCACACGCAAATTCGTCATAGACTTTAAAGATGGGCTGTTGGCTGACCTTCCAGCGAGCGAAGCGGACAAGATCAAGATCAACAGCAACATCATGCATGGAGAAATCAAGACCCAGACTCTCACTCCGATCCCAGAAGAAAGGGTTTGGCGCCTTGTCATGGATGTTTCCGCTCCAGAAGGAAACATCGTTGAAATGACAACTCACTTGTCTGGTTTTGATCGGCGGCTGACCGAAACGTGGGCCTATCAATGGATCAATCAATAA